The DNA sequence AAGCGGCGGCTACAGTCCAGGAGGTCGGAGTTGGCAGCCATGGAGAAGAAGAGTTCCGGGTTGTCGAAGGGAAGGCAGGAGACTGTCTCTCTCTTGCCCCGGCGGCGGCCCTTGGCTGCTATAGCCAGGGCTCCGATAGCCAGAGCGCCTACGGCTGCAGCGCCGGCGACCAGGCCAGCGGTGGCAACGGACACTCCCGCCGTGCCGACAGTCGCCAGGATGATGCCGTCAGCCAGTCCGACGTAGGCGGCGCCGAGGACCACAACGATGAGGAGACGACCGTTCATCTGAAGAAGGAACAAGAATTAGTGAATCAAAGAAGAATGACTGGTGACAGCAGAGGAATGTAGGGAGGCAGAGTAATAGCTAATCTTCATATTAGCAGACAAAAATCTGTTATGAGGAATTATAAACTGTGTTTGACCGAGCGAGTCGACTCTGTCAGGAGCCTGGCGACCCTTGGGCCTTGGTCAGTGGTTTAttgggttggttatttgggccttCAACCTGTTGACTGTCTGGGTAATTAAGTTCGTTATCGTCAAGTTAGGAAAATATAACTTGATTAACTTCTTCAGGTATTCAGGATAATGTGAGATGTGAGGCCTGGCACAGGAGGAGTAAGTACCttgcagggtgtggtggtgtaccgaAGAGGACTGAGGCTCCAGCAGACAGACGCGGCTTATATACTCGCCAGGCGACCTTGAGCCACCGCCAGTCTTCCCTATCAGCAAGGTCACTCCTATTATGACGCCACAAGTTCCCCTCTCTGCTCCCCGTCCGTCATAAACCTTCACCATAAACATTCACTAATGTGGCTGAGCATAAACACCGAGAGTGCGACCCATGCAAAGGATTATTACCTTTATGATCATGAACAGTAGGGAGGTTTCTTCTTAATTTCCACTATCATAACCGTCATTTGTCCCGCCGGAGGTTATCTTCTGCAGGACGTGGGTTTTGCTGGCGTATTGCACCAGGAACTGTTGACGAACgaaagtgaaccatcatcatTTACTTTGAGAAACTGTCAGTTGCTCAAATacgaatttattgaaaaaaaaaatgatatatggcGATTGTTCAAAGTTACGCAGGTAACGTTGTCATTAACCTTCTGAATAACAGTACGAGGCGCTGGACACCTGA is a window from the Panulirus ornatus isolate Po-2019 chromosome 3, ASM3632096v1, whole genome shotgun sequence genome containing:
- the LOC139759752 gene encoding uncharacterized protein, which translates into the protein MNGRLLIVVVLGAAYVGLADGIILATVGTAGVSVATAGLVAGAAAVGALAIGALAIAAKGRRRGKRETVSCLPFDNPELFFSMAANSDLLDCSRRFVCELEATAEENLAEEEILIRNVFSRSSTATNGTAGSLYAEAGRLGAIEGVAACATTFSTCPFDRKTIFLAFQDAKTQ